Proteins co-encoded in one Medicago truncatula cultivar Jemalong A17 chromosome 8, MtrunA17r5.0-ANR, whole genome shotgun sequence genomic window:
- the LOC120577278 gene encoding pre-mRNA-splicing factor ATP-dependent RNA helicase DEAH10-like — protein MPEIKRCNLSNVILQLKALGVDDILGFDFIEKPSRTAIVKSLEQLFLLGALTDDCQLSDPVGHQMARLPLDPVYAKALILASQFNCLEEMLIAVAMLSAESIFYFPRDKYEEV, from the exons ATGCCGGAAATTAAGCGTTGCAACCTTTCTAATGTCATTTTGCAGCTTAAGGCTTTGGGTGTTGACGACATATTAGGGTTCGATTTCATTGAGAAACCTTCAAG GACAGCTATAGTAAAATCATTGGAGCAGCTATTTTTGTTAGGTGCTTTGACAGATGACTGTCAACTATCTGATCCAGTTGGACATCAAATGGCCCGACTTCCCTTGGACCCAGTTTATGCCAAAGCTCTTATTTTAGCAAGTCAGTTTAACTGCTTGGAAGAGATGTTGATAGCTGTTGCAATGCTTTCTGCGGAatccatattttattttccGCGCGACAAGTATGAAGAGGTTTGA